A genomic stretch from Pseudomonas sp. MUP55 includes:
- a CDS encoding class I SAM-dependent methyltransferase: MSKQAQFMDVSTYRRALDTSFVHRYSHGEDEWSWDIGMAKAARVFLEALGPTPDQHILDVGVGRARDASEFILAGHRVTGLDIVENSSWPLLRKRWGERLSLVCSALQDWQPPAGEVFDGVLDNGCFHHQHPDEWSRYLANIRQYARPGALIGLNVFGVDASNPEPGWREMDNQRQGYFFTEQGVRDTLQAFGFTWQDLVVIERQHGEAVYLLALVRT, from the coding sequence ATGAGCAAGCAAGCGCAATTCATGGATGTATCGACGTACCGCCGGGCGCTCGACACCTCATTTGTCCACCGCTACAGCCATGGTGAAGATGAGTGGTCGTGGGACATCGGCATGGCCAAGGCCGCCCGGGTTTTCCTCGAGGCACTGGGGCCGACGCCGGACCAGCACATCCTCGACGTGGGCGTTGGCCGCGCACGAGATGCCTCGGAGTTTATCCTGGCAGGGCACCGGGTGACCGGCCTGGACATCGTCGAGAATTCCAGCTGGCCGCTACTGCGCAAACGCTGGGGCGAGCGTCTCAGCCTGGTGTGCAGCGCCCTGCAGGATTGGCAGCCACCGGCAGGGGAGGTGTTTGACGGCGTACTCGACAATGGCTGCTTCCATCACCAGCATCCGGATGAGTGGAGCCGTTACCTGGCCAATATCCGCCAGTACGCGCGCCCTGGCGCGCTGATCGGGCTCAATGTCTTCGGTGTCGACGCGAGCAACCCGGAGCCGGGCTGGCGCGAGATGGATAACCAGCGTCAAGGTTATTTCTTCACCGAACAGGGTGTGCGCGACACCCTGCAAGCGTTTGGTTTCACCTGGCAGGACCTGGTGGTGATCGAGCGTCAGCACGGTGAGGCGGTGTACCTGTTGGCGCTGGTTCGCACATGA
- the ribA gene encoding GTP cyclohydrolase II RibA: MDTPVTLHTQVPISILGGSVNAHFFGFKGFDKNNEHFAVKAGEPDADVPLVRVHSECITGDVFGSQRCDCGPQLQEALKALDAEGGYLIYLRQEGRGIGLYSKFETYLLQDAGMDTYEANLKLNHPEDSRSFAPAVAMLRALDVHRCRLLTNNPDKVKQLRDGGIDVVSSVPTGVFLTKQNHNYLRSKVSKSSHTIKL; the protein is encoded by the coding sequence ATGGACACTCCAGTAACGCTCCATACGCAAGTTCCCATCTCCATTCTCGGCGGCTCCGTCAACGCCCACTTCTTCGGGTTCAAGGGCTTTGACAAGAACAATGAACACTTTGCCGTCAAGGCCGGTGAGCCCGATGCCGATGTGCCCCTGGTGCGCGTGCATTCCGAATGCATTACCGGTGATGTATTCGGTTCCCAGCGCTGCGATTGCGGCCCGCAGTTACAGGAAGCCTTGAAAGCGCTTGATGCCGAAGGCGGCTACCTGATCTACCTGCGCCAGGAGGGTCGCGGTATAGGCCTGTATTCGAAGTTTGAAACCTACCTGCTGCAAGACGCCGGTATGGACACCTATGAGGCCAACCTGAAGCTCAACCACCCGGAAGACTCGCGCAGTTTCGCCCCGGCGGTCGCCATGCTGCGTGCCCTGGATGTACATCGCTGCCGGCTCCTGACCAACAACCCGGACAAGGTCAAGCAACTGCGCGACGGCGGGATCGACGTGGTCAGCTCAGTGCCGACCGGGGTGTTCCTGACCAAGCAGAACCACAACTACCTGCGATCAAAAGTCAGTAAGTCGAGCCACACCATCAAGCTTTGA
- a CDS encoding nitroreductase family protein produces the protein MTPTIDLLASHRSDRSFQSTPVSDEHLDAILRAGHLAPTSFNAQHISVVVVRDANTRQRIAAVAGGQPWIVSAPVFITLVVDFHKTAVGAALNGQQQQIQRHLEGLIAASTDGGIILSTLMIAARSLGLGVVPVGGIRANAEAMIELLGLPEQTFALCGLALGHVHEPAAQKPRMGIEAFRHDERYNRAALAPAISAYDQHLMRHWQIIGRADGQSWSSTVGRTYARNYRPDLKAQLLANGLSAD, from the coding sequence ATGACCCCGACCATCGACTTGCTCGCCAGCCACCGCAGCGACCGCAGCTTCCAATCCACGCCCGTCAGCGACGAACACCTGGATGCCATCTTGCGGGCCGGCCACCTGGCACCGACGTCATTCAATGCCCAGCATATTTCCGTGGTGGTCGTGCGCGATGCAAACACCCGCCAGCGCATTGCGGCGGTCGCGGGCGGCCAACCCTGGATCGTGTCGGCGCCGGTGTTTATCACGCTGGTGGTGGACTTCCATAAGACCGCCGTCGGTGCCGCGCTCAATGGCCAGCAACAGCAGATCCAGCGGCACTTGGAAGGGCTGATCGCCGCCAGCACCGATGGCGGCATTATCCTCAGTACCCTGATGATCGCCGCGCGCTCATTGGGTCTGGGCGTGGTGCCGGTGGGCGGCATTCGCGCCAACGCCGAGGCGATGATCGAACTGCTCGGGCTGCCCGAGCAGACCTTCGCGCTGTGCGGCCTGGCCCTGGGTCATGTGCACGAGCCGGCGGCGCAGAAACCGCGCATGGGCATCGAGGCCTTCCGTCACGACGAGCGCTACAACCGTGCCGCGCTGGCACCGGCGATCAGTGCCTATGACCAGCACCTGATGCGCCATTGGCAGATCATTGGCCGTGCGGACGGCCAGTCCTGGTCAAGCACCGTGGGCCGCACATACGCACGCAACTACCGGCCCGACCTCAAGGCTCAATTGCTGGCCAATGGTTTGTCCGCTGATTGA
- a CDS encoding VOC family protein has product MLRFITLYSPNTATRLSGFLEPLNTCAKAAGFEMCAAVEGAQLPQADGFILLVSAADSLDTLNTRLAQLADGYHNKAVCVVRLTEGRAGQAAGDPLSATLLQHAACFIYPHGLAITDAGVSPDTVKNWLAGFSKFAAAIKMWRSLEGVSIEAAALESQRPQLTHINILTRNLEASQAFYRDIFGAHYCYNLGPRKVVMELNGFDFFIEHNPDFVYPPGYHIGIRALPEDVKRIADKVAADDNITLVKGNGPAPGYHRGPDNVRTAVYFEDPDGLVVEVYSTEVEMIETNRRLLLDRL; this is encoded by the coding sequence ATGCTGCGCTTTATTACCTTGTACAGCCCCAACACGGCGACCCGTCTGAGCGGGTTTCTCGAACCGTTGAACACCTGCGCGAAAGCGGCCGGTTTTGAAATGTGCGCGGCCGTGGAGGGCGCGCAGTTACCGCAGGCCGATGGATTTATCCTGCTGGTGTCGGCGGCAGACAGCCTCGACACCCTCAATACTCGGCTCGCGCAATTGGCCGATGGTTATCACAACAAGGCCGTCTGCGTCGTGCGCCTTACCGAAGGCCGCGCCGGGCAAGCTGCCGGCGATCCGCTGAGCGCGACATTGCTGCAACACGCCGCCTGTTTCATTTACCCCCACGGCCTGGCGATCACTGACGCAGGCGTGTCCCCGGACACGGTGAAAAACTGGCTGGCCGGTTTTTCCAAATTCGCCGCCGCGATCAAAATGTGGCGCTCCCTGGAAGGTGTATCCATCGAGGCTGCCGCGCTGGAATCCCAGCGCCCGCAACTCACCCATATCAACATCCTCACCCGTAACCTGGAAGCCTCCCAGGCGTTCTATCGCGACATCTTCGGCGCCCACTATTGCTACAACCTGGGGCCGCGCAAAGTGGTGATGGAGTTGAACGGGTTCGACTTCTTCATCGAACACAATCCCGACTTTGTCTACCCGCCGGGCTACCACATCGGCATTCGTGCGCTGCCGGAGGACGTCAAGCGCATCGCCGACAAAGTGGCTGCCGACGACAACATCACCCTGGTCAAGGGCAATGGCCCTGCGCCGGGTTATCACCGCGGCCCGGACAACGTTCGCACGGCGGTGTATTTCGAAGACCCCGATGGCTTGGTGGTTGAGGTGTATTCCACCGAAGTCGAGATGATCGAGACCAATCGACGGTTGCTGCTCGACCGACTCTGA
- the ribD gene encoding bifunctional diaminohydroxyphosphoribosylaminopyrimidine deaminase/5-amino-6-(5-phosphoribosylamino)uracil reductase RibD, which translates to MSLALARDMHFMRLALKLADRGAFTTAPNPRVGCVIAKGDLLLGQGWHEWAGQAHAEVNALREAGVDARGATAYVTLEPCGAHGRTPPCADALIKAGVARVVIASVDRSQHEHQGVERLEAAGVQVQHLPCPEARELNQGFFSRTERKRPWLRIKLAMSLDGRTALGNGHSKWITSPEARDDVQVWRARACAVLTGSGTLLADNPRLTVRLPDPHTAFCAPLRVVLDQHLKGDANAHVLDGAAPTLVFHGPGAQPLHPPPTGVRYRQVGLDGEGLDLRQVMTVLAEQGCNEVQVEAGPVLCGAFAAAGLVDEWLVYIAPMFLGSDARPLLALDGLTDLGQAQQLSIIEQCLVGEDIRVRLRPVSALA; encoded by the coding sequence ATGAGCCTGGCGCTGGCGCGCGACATGCACTTCATGCGGCTCGCCCTGAAACTGGCTGACCGGGGCGCCTTTACCACGGCGCCCAATCCCCGGGTCGGTTGCGTGATCGCCAAGGGCGACCTGCTGCTTGGCCAGGGCTGGCACGAGTGGGCGGGGCAGGCTCACGCCGAAGTCAACGCCTTGCGCGAGGCGGGCGTCGATGCACGGGGCGCCACCGCCTATGTCACCCTGGAGCCGTGCGGCGCTCATGGGCGCACGCCGCCCTGTGCCGACGCGTTGATCAAGGCCGGCGTGGCGCGGGTGGTGATCGCCAGCGTCGACCGCTCGCAGCATGAGCATCAGGGTGTTGAGCGGCTTGAGGCGGCAGGGGTGCAGGTTCAACACCTGCCGTGCCCGGAGGCGCGTGAGTTGAACCAGGGATTTTTCTCGCGTACCGAGCGCAAGCGGCCGTGGTTGCGGATCAAACTGGCCATGAGCCTGGACGGTCGCACGGCCCTGGGCAACGGGCACTCCAAATGGATCACCTCGCCCGAGGCCCGGGACGATGTGCAAGTGTGGCGCGCCCGGGCCTGCGCCGTGCTCACCGGCAGCGGCACGCTGCTGGCAGACAACCCGCGCCTGACGGTGCGCCTGCCCGACCCACACACGGCGTTTTGCGCGCCGCTGCGGGTGGTTCTCGACCAGCACCTCAAGGGCGACGCCAATGCCCATGTGCTGGATGGCGCGGCACCGACCCTGGTGTTTCATGGGCCCGGCGCACAGCCTTTGCACCCGCCACCTACGGGTGTGCGTTACCGGCAGGTCGGGCTGGACGGCGAAGGGCTTGATCTGCGCCAGGTCATGACGGTCCTGGCTGAGCAGGGGTGCAACGAGGTCCAGGTCGAGGCCGGCCCGGTATTGTGTGGCGCCTTTGCGGCGGCAGGCCTGGTGGATGAGTGGCTGGTCTACATCGCCCCGATGTTCCTGGGCAGTGATGCACGGCCGTTGCTGGCACTGGATGGCTTGACCGATCTGGGGCAGGCGCAACAGTTGTCGATCATCGAGCAATGCCTGGTGGGGGAGGACATCCGGGTGCGATTGCGGCCGGTCAGCGCCCTGGCGTGA
- a CDS encoding class I SAM-dependent methyltransferase, which yields MNAQKPTTIYEHADEVTALSSVVDLVKLSDQYRQSAILHFAVAQHLFDQTTRPATADAISQQLGWVPNKAKIFLNGLVALGLLKKSADTYTNLPLAERFLVSRSAEFIGPIIAHQRLQWQNWPRLGEILSSAESMDFQQENRFKHDIAARDAFNDAMVRFSQPMVDVLKQLPVFDTASKVIDLAGGHGTYIAEIARRHPQVQGEIWDLAATRQSAESTIEKYQLAGKLTFKERNLLDLARYEGESADVIMVNDCLHYFNREETSTLIRSAAQLVNDGGSLLVLSMTLEDDEIHPALSADFSLHMMVNTVHGELHPTRWIAEQMVSQGFEVFQEPIGRYSLLVGRRTEGRVA from the coding sequence ATGAATGCGCAAAAGCCTACGACCATCTATGAGCACGCTGATGAAGTAACCGCTCTGTCCAGCGTGGTCGACCTGGTGAAACTCTCCGACCAGTATCGACAATCCGCCATCCTTCACTTTGCTGTAGCGCAGCACCTCTTCGATCAAACCACCCGCCCGGCTACCGCCGACGCAATCAGCCAGCAATTGGGCTGGGTGCCCAACAAGGCCAAGATCTTTCTCAATGGCCTGGTTGCCCTGGGCCTGTTGAAAAAATCCGCCGACACCTATACCAACCTGCCTTTGGCCGAGCGTTTCCTGGTCAGCCGCAGCGCCGAGTTCATCGGCCCGATCATTGCTCACCAGCGCTTGCAGTGGCAGAACTGGCCGCGCCTCGGGGAAATCCTGAGCAGCGCCGAGTCCATGGATTTCCAGCAAGAGAACCGCTTCAAGCACGACATTGCTGCGCGTGATGCCTTCAACGATGCGATGGTGCGCTTCAGTCAGCCCATGGTCGATGTGCTCAAGCAATTGCCAGTGTTCGATACGGCCAGCAAGGTCATCGACCTGGCCGGTGGCCACGGCACCTACATCGCTGAAATCGCTCGGCGCCACCCCCAGGTCCAGGGCGAAATCTGGGACCTGGCCGCTACGCGCCAGTCTGCCGAAAGCACCATCGAGAAGTACCAGTTGGCGGGGAAACTGACGTTCAAGGAACGTAACCTGCTGGACCTGGCCCGTTACGAAGGTGAAAGCGCCGACGTAATCATGGTCAATGACTGCCTGCATTATTTTAACCGCGAAGAAACCAGCACGCTGATCCGCTCGGCTGCACAGTTGGTCAACGACGGCGGTTCGCTGCTGGTGCTGAGCATGACCTTGGAAGACGACGAAATTCATCCGGCGCTGTCGGCGGATTTCTCCCTGCACATGATGGTCAACACGGTGCACGGCGAATTGCATCCCACCCGATGGATTGCCGAGCAGATGGTCTCCCAGGGCTTTGAGGTGTTTCAGGAGCCTATCGGGCGCTACAGCCTGTTGGTGGGTCGCCGTACCGAGGGGAGGGTTGCCTGA
- a CDS encoding WD40 repeat domain-containing protein codes for MRHIGPISGVAAHAGEFIATAGYDNQVILWNAHTGHSIHRVSHDHLANQCAFSADGKYLVSASSDYTARVWEVPSMRLKAVLSGHDDDVEMAVFSPDGTSIATCSRDHQLRLFDLDGNLKGTCCGHQADVISVVWSPDGKRLISSSDDGTVRQWDTSTFEQCDEVDIGGVETDTVAITRAGVVFAGDDEGRISIIHGGDIRSIPAHDAGIKRIVWNDEKQLLVTLSYDRLAILWRFDGAQLERLRSTNLPSIVWPRSCAFVGSDALVFATFGSRYATWDYENDQWAVDGIQPAVSINAVVTTDGGQYSIGDAGLLFRDNQPVSGVGSLCNFLLPFGPLLLTGGQMGQVFDALSGRLLYQHRSPLNCGTTFQRNGQLHALIGTYTGEGLVFIIAGDNSLELVASIPMHDNAIKGVAANEHHLFSVCASAAAALHTISDFSCARHIENAHTRISNGCCRVDGGFASIGRDLKLRLWLASGDEVYDTPHRNSIKCICASADGEVIATANYSGTIALFDLPSRSWQQVQRPTASGISCITHSTASDDFLASSYDGQIYGIATRRAS; via the coding sequence ATGAGACACATAGGCCCTATCAGCGGCGTCGCCGCCCATGCTGGTGAGTTCATCGCCACCGCTGGTTACGACAACCAAGTCATTTTGTGGAATGCCCATACCGGGCATTCGATCCACCGTGTCAGCCATGACCACTTAGCCAACCAGTGCGCGTTCAGCGCCGATGGAAAGTACCTGGTGAGTGCCAGCAGTGACTACACCGCGCGCGTTTGGGAAGTGCCGAGCATGCGCCTCAAAGCCGTGCTGTCGGGGCATGACGACGACGTGGAAATGGCGGTGTTCTCACCGGACGGTACGTCAATCGCGACCTGCTCGCGCGATCACCAACTGCGCCTCTTCGACCTCGACGGCAACCTCAAGGGCACCTGCTGCGGGCATCAGGCCGACGTGATTTCCGTGGTCTGGTCGCCGGATGGCAAGCGCCTGATTTCCAGCAGCGACGACGGCACGGTGCGCCAGTGGGACACCAGCACCTTCGAGCAATGCGATGAAGTCGACATCGGCGGCGTCGAGACCGATACCGTTGCCATTACCCGTGCCGGCGTGGTGTTTGCCGGTGACGACGAGGGGCGCATCTCGATTATCCATGGGGGCGATATCCGCTCCATTCCTGCCCACGATGCCGGGATCAAGCGCATCGTCTGGAATGATGAAAAACAGCTGCTGGTAACCTTGAGTTATGACCGTCTGGCGATCCTCTGGCGCTTCGATGGCGCTCAGCTGGAGCGTTTGCGCAGCACCAATCTGCCGAGCATCGTCTGGCCACGCAGCTGTGCGTTCGTCGGCAGTGATGCCTTGGTGTTCGCCACCTTCGGCTCGCGCTACGCCACCTGGGATTATGAAAACGATCAGTGGGCGGTGGACGGCATCCAGCCGGCGGTGAGCATCAACGCCGTGGTGACCACTGACGGCGGGCAATACAGCATCGGTGACGCGGGCCTGCTGTTTCGCGATAACCAGCCCGTGAGCGGTGTCGGCAGCCTGTGCAACTTCCTGCTGCCGTTCGGCCCGCTGCTGCTGACCGGCGGGCAGATGGGCCAGGTGTTCGATGCCCTTAGCGGGCGCCTGTTGTATCAACATCGCTCGCCGCTCAATTGCGGCACGACGTTCCAGCGCAATGGCCAACTTCATGCACTGATCGGAACCTACACCGGCGAAGGCCTGGTGTTTATCATCGCTGGCGATAACAGCCTGGAGCTGGTGGCGTCGATCCCGATGCACGACAACGCGATCAAAGGCGTGGCGGCCAACGAGCATCACCTGTTCAGCGTATGCGCCTCGGCCGCCGCGGCCCTTCACACCATCAGCGACTTCAGTTGCGCACGGCATATCGAAAATGCCCACACGCGTATCTCCAACGGTTGCTGCCGGGTCGACGGCGGTTTCGCCAGCATTGGCCGCGACCTGAAGCTGCGCCTGTGGCTGGCGTCCGGTGACGAGGTCTATGACACGCCGCACCGCAATTCCATCAAGTGCATTTGTGCCTCGGCCGACGGGGAAGTGATTGCCACTGCGAACTACAGCGGCACCATCGCGCTGTTCGACTTGCCCAGCCGTTCCTGGCAGCAAGTACAGCGTCCCACGGCCAGTGGCATCTCCTGCATCACCCACAGCACGGCCAGCGATGATTTCCTGGCCAGTTCCTACGATGGCCAGATCTATGGGATCGCCACCCGTCGCGCCTCTTGA
- a CDS encoding TolC family protein, whose protein sequence is MKPGKTVTTVLALTLLNGCMVGPHYEKPTTPPISLVTAQKALFAQQAPVQAQWWSFFDDAELDRLIDTALAHNHDIRQAQANLLASRAVFDDRRLDQYPGVTARTAYGRSLEQQLPFDGGPPERMLSQTYRAGFDVQWEIDVFGRLQRLTASAMARSQAAQADLALMQLSIAADVARYYYEQQGLSRSLEVAQAQVSAWRETLTLTSAQVRAGSGQFEDQQNAHANLLLSEAAIPPLLTRIQETGYRLDVLTGQPPRQQQALAKAHFLAPLARQLPLGDVDQLIRNRPDVVSAERLLAASTEDVGAATADLYPRLNLGGFIGFFALRGGDLGSASRAYELAPSVDWPAFRLGNVRARLRGSQAQAEGALARYQQSLLKAQEDVENALMRLAQDQTRLGALLASATHAEQAIDIASKRYRSGSGTYMAVLENQRAFFLIKKDVADAETASYLNAIALYKALGWGSGGAAQAQSADKPLASN, encoded by the coding sequence ATGAAGCCCGGCAAAACTGTCACCACCGTGCTGGCGCTGACGCTGCTCAACGGCTGCATGGTCGGGCCGCATTACGAAAAGCCCACGACCCCACCGATCAGCCTGGTCACTGCACAAAAGGCCTTGTTTGCCCAACAGGCGCCGGTGCAGGCCCAGTGGTGGTCGTTTTTTGACGACGCCGAGCTCGACCGCCTGATCGACACGGCGCTGGCGCATAACCATGACATCCGTCAGGCGCAGGCCAACCTGCTGGCTTCCCGCGCGGTGTTTGATGATCGCCGGCTCGACCAGTATCCCGGCGTCACTGCCCGTACCGCCTATGGCCGCAGCCTGGAGCAGCAGTTGCCGTTCGACGGTGGGCCACCGGAGCGGATGCTGTCACAGACCTATCGCGCCGGCTTTGATGTGCAGTGGGAGATTGATGTGTTCGGGCGGTTGCAGCGCCTGACGGCATCGGCCATGGCACGCTCGCAGGCGGCGCAGGCGGACCTCGCGCTGATGCAGTTGAGCATCGCTGCCGACGTGGCGCGTTATTACTACGAGCAGCAAGGCTTGAGCCGCAGCCTGGAGGTGGCCCAGGCCCAGGTCAGTGCCTGGCGCGAAACGCTCACGCTGACCAGCGCTCAGGTGCGCGCCGGCAGCGGCCAATTCGAGGATCAGCAAAACGCCCATGCCAACCTGCTGCTCAGCGAGGCGGCGATTCCACCGTTGCTGACACGGATCCAGGAAACCGGTTATCGCCTGGACGTTTTGACCGGCCAGCCACCGCGTCAACAGCAGGCCCTGGCCAAGGCGCATTTCCTTGCACCCCTGGCCCGGCAACTGCCCTTGGGCGATGTCGACCAGTTGATCCGCAATCGTCCGGATGTGGTCAGCGCCGAACGCCTGCTGGCCGCCAGCACCGAAGACGTCGGCGCCGCCACCGCCGACTTGTACCCACGCCTGAACCTGGGCGGTTTCATTGGCTTCTTCGCCCTGCGCGGCGGCGACCTGGGCAGCGCATCGCGCGCTTATGAGTTGGCGCCGTCGGTGGACTGGCCGGCGTTTCGCCTGGGCAACGTGCGCGCACGCCTGCGCGGTTCCCAGGCCCAGGCCGAAGGTGCCCTGGCGCGCTATCAACAGTCGCTGCTCAAGGCCCAGGAAGATGTGGAAAATGCACTGATGCGCCTGGCGCAGGACCAGACCCGCCTGGGCGCGTTGCTGGCGTCCGCCACACATGCCGAGCAGGCGATCGACATCGCCAGCAAACGCTACCGCAGCGGTTCGGGCACCTACATGGCGGTGCTGGAAAACCAGCGCGCGTTTTTCCTGATCAAAAAGGACGTGGCCGATGCCGAGACGGCGTCCTACCTCAACGCCATCGCGCTATACAAGGCGCTGGGCTGGGGCAGTGGCGGTGCGGCCCAGGCTCAATCAGCGGACAAACCATTGGCCAGCAATTGA
- a CDS encoding metalloregulator ArsR/SmtB family transcription factor codes for MTSKPADDTQPSTAERILFLLKTRGPLKTTELASLLEVTFEAARQQIQKLQASELIVGVSAPTSGAGRPSLKWALTDTAHNKFPDSHSVLTLHLIESIEGVFGSDGIEKIITSMEATNRQEYVQACSQASSLEEKVAILVRIRELAGYMAHMEPAGEGWLLIENHCPICAAARKCQGFCRSELQIFRAAMGDDALVERCEHLISGDRRCVYNIQPRA; via the coding sequence ATGACCTCCAAACCTGCCGACGATACCCAGCCATCCACCGCTGAACGCATCCTGTTTTTGCTCAAGACCCGTGGCCCGTTGAAAACCACCGAACTGGCTTCCCTGCTGGAAGTCACGTTTGAGGCAGCCCGGCAACAAATCCAGAAGTTGCAGGCATCGGAGTTGATCGTCGGCGTTTCTGCGCCCACTTCCGGGGCCGGCCGCCCTTCGTTGAAGTGGGCTCTGACGGACACTGCGCACAACAAATTCCCCGATTCCCACAGCGTGCTGACCCTGCACCTGATCGAATCCATCGAGGGTGTTTTCGGCAGTGACGGCATCGAGAAAATCATCACCAGCATGGAAGCGACCAATCGCCAGGAGTACGTCCAGGCGTGTTCGCAAGCTTCGTCCCTGGAAGAGAAAGTCGCCATCCTGGTGCGCATCCGCGAACTCGCCGGCTATATGGCGCATATGGAACCTGCGGGTGAAGGTTGGCTGCTGATCGAAAACCATTGCCCGATCTGTGCCGCCGCGCGCAAATGCCAGGGTTTCTGCCGCTCGGAGTTGCAGATATTTCGCGCAGCCATGGGCGACGACGCGCTTGTCGAACGTTGCGAACACCTGATCTCCGGCGACCGGCGTTGCGTCTATAACATCCAGCCGCGCGCCTGA
- a CDS encoding formylglycine-generating enzyme family protein, giving the protein MTSHYGWHWPTLPSPLPKNVSDRVLMGYPQAYVEYELTRQIADATGQLMSAPIEQLLRMVESLAEPLVRRIAAGEVLGCKGDPRIDVFSPAMCDVPAARVEIGLEPQRVDAVMTAYAGLGLDRSWIEKETPNHRVSLASFRIGRYPVTNSEYRAFLLDTGYPFLPTGWAFGRFPQHQANHPVYSVSDVDADAYAQWLSRRTGRAFALPSEAQWEYAAAGPQRSQFPWGETFNVEYANTIELGLLTSTPVGVFLEGASMFGALDMAGNVEEYVADDYRAYPGGPEINDDLVLDVGRHRVARGGSFTRFRDLARNQRRHGRYPRPIYVMGFRLVENNVDQNVPSA; this is encoded by the coding sequence ATGACGAGTCATTACGGTTGGCATTGGCCGACGCTACCGAGCCCTTTGCCAAAGAACGTGTCTGATCGGGTGTTGATGGGCTACCCGCAGGCTTACGTCGAATATGAACTGACCCGGCAAATCGCCGACGCCACCGGACAGTTGATGAGCGCGCCTATCGAGCAGCTGCTGCGGATGGTCGAGTCGCTTGCCGAACCCCTGGTGCGGCGTATCGCCGCCGGGGAAGTGCTGGGTTGCAAGGGCGACCCGCGTATCGACGTGTTCAGCCCGGCCATGTGCGACGTTCCCGCTGCCCGGGTCGAGATCGGCCTGGAGCCGCAGCGCGTCGACGCGGTCATGACCGCCTACGCCGGGCTGGGCCTGGACCGCAGTTGGATCGAGAAGGAAACCCCCAACCATCGGGTCAGCCTGGCGAGCTTTCGCATCGGTCGCTACCCGGTGACCAATAGCGAATACCGCGCTTTCCTGCTGGATACCGGTTATCCGTTCTTGCCTACCGGCTGGGCCTTTGGGCGCTTTCCCCAGCACCAGGCCAACCATCCGGTGTACAGCGTCAGTGACGTCGATGCCGACGCCTATGCCCAATGGCTGAGCCGGCGCACCGGGCGCGCCTTCGCACTGCCCAGCGAAGCGCAGTGGGAATACGCCGCGGCAGGGCCGCAGCGCTCCCAGTTTCCCTGGGGCGAAACCTTCAATGTCGAGTACGCCAACACCATCGAGTTGGGGTTGCTCACGTCGACACCCGTCGGGGTGTTCCTCGAAGGCGCCTCGATGTTTGGCGCGCTGGACATGGCCGGCAACGTGGAAGAGTACGTTGCCGACGATTATCGGGCCTATCCGGGCGGGCCTGAGATCAACGATGACCTGGTGCTGGATGTCGGTCGGCACCGGGTAGCCCGTGGAGGCAGTTTCACCCGCTTCAGGGATCTTGCGCGCAACCAGCGCCGACATGGACGTTATCCAAGACCCATCTATGTCATGGGATTCCGTTTGGTAGAAAACAACGTTGACCAGAACGTCCCATCCGCATAG